Proteins from one Ardenticatena maritima genomic window:
- a CDS encoding DinB family protein, translated as MKEHLISLYEYGDWVNQRLLKPAADLTQEQFTREVGAGFGSVHLTLAHILGAEELWFARWQGLSPKTMLSPSEAPTISVMRERWAALSEERRAYLVNLSEADLAAIVHWTNMRGQPYALPRWQVILHCANHSTHHRSEVAALLTQLGHEPESTDLLAFYLQRAGWQWEPTGRS; from the coding sequence ATGAAAGAACATCTGATTTCCTTGTACGAGTATGGCGATTGGGTCAATCAACGCCTGTTGAAGCCCGCCGCAGATTTGACCCAAGAGCAGTTCACGCGGGAGGTTGGTGCTGGCTTCGGGTCTGTCCATCTTACGCTGGCCCACATCTTGGGTGCGGAGGAGTTATGGTTTGCACGGTGGCAAGGCTTATCGCCAAAGACAATGCTCTCGCCGAGCGAGGCGCCGACGATATCGGTGATGCGCGAGCGTTGGGCGGCATTGAGTGAAGAGAGACGGGCCTACCTCGTGAATTTGAGTGAGGCTGATCTGGCTGCAATCGTTCATTGGACAAACATGCGCGGACAGCCATATGCCTTGCCACGCTGGCAAGTGATCCTGCATTGCGCCAATCACTCGACACATCACCGCAGTGAAGTTGCGGCTTTGTTGACGCAGCTTGGACATGAGCCGGAGAGTACCGACTTGTTGGCATTCTATCTTCAGCGCGCTGGATGGCAGTGGGAACCAACCGGCCGCTCGTGA